From Schaalia sp. ZJ405, one genomic window encodes:
- a CDS encoding HAMP domain-containing sensor histidine kinase — protein MRKRAVRIILVAVSVVALLMGIPGAVTSSLMLWGQAEQNLEARAMEIVRSLDRANQDGTVVTSALADAWSSARQDGAATVYAHLKAPDGGVIIVGEKPSFPTLSTLVTSATGSSVRLEISAIPTIQKIVIVCIMFAAGMVTCLLVGRLLASRLSRHLSAPLIYLAAQAEQIGSGQVRARVKPSGIEEIDLVSEELARTGERMAGRLAAERQFAADASHQLRTPLTALSMRLEEIEMISTEDAVQDEVRSCLEQVERMTTVVAELLDTSTRASGLTEAIHILEVFNTQREEWEEVFERAGRQLVFLDEAELPVLADSGKLGQVLATLIENSLHYGDGITRVHARRSANKRGVIIEVSDEGEGIDDDLAPDIFIKGVSGHGSTGIGLALAKDLTGAMGGRLDLTQNQPPIFTVSLAAIPASLDPDRVMPQGPVVSMGRRSRRF, from the coding sequence ATGCGTAAACGTGCTGTGCGAATCATTCTCGTCGCGGTGTCAGTTGTTGCTCTTCTCATGGGGATCCCTGGAGCGGTGACGTCATCGCTGATGCTGTGGGGGCAGGCCGAGCAAAATCTTGAGGCTCGGGCGATGGAGATCGTTCGGTCGCTGGATCGGGCGAACCAGGATGGAACGGTGGTGACGTCGGCCCTCGCTGACGCGTGGTCATCAGCGAGGCAGGATGGTGCCGCGACGGTATATGCGCACCTCAAAGCTCCCGACGGCGGTGTCATCATCGTTGGTGAAAAGCCTTCGTTTCCCACGCTCTCCACCTTGGTGACATCCGCGACCGGTTCCTCGGTTCGGCTTGAAATTTCAGCCATCCCGACGATTCAGAAAATCGTCATCGTGTGCATCATGTTCGCCGCCGGAATGGTTACGTGCCTGCTCGTTGGTCGTCTATTGGCATCCCGCCTGTCGCGTCACCTATCGGCCCCGCTGATCTACCTTGCTGCACAGGCCGAGCAGATCGGCTCAGGTCAGGTTCGTGCCCGAGTTAAGCCGTCCGGAATCGAAGAAATTGATCTGGTGTCGGAGGAACTGGCACGCACGGGTGAACGCATGGCAGGGCGCCTCGCCGCAGAGCGTCAGTTCGCAGCGGATGCATCGCACCAGCTCAGGACTCCGCTGACGGCACTGTCGATGCGCCTGGAAGAAATCGAGATGATTTCCACGGAAGACGCGGTCCAAGACGAGGTTCGCAGCTGCCTCGAACAGGTTGAACGTATGACAACAGTGGTTGCTGAACTCCTCGATACAAGCACGAGAGCCAGCGGCCTAACAGAAGCCATCCATATTCTCGAGGTATTCAATACGCAGCGCGAAGAATGGGAAGAAGTCTTTGAACGAGCAGGGCGCCAACTGGTGTTCTTAGATGAGGCAGAGCTGCCCGTCCTCGCTGATTCTGGAAAGCTCGGGCAGGTCCTCGCAACACTCATTGAAAACTCCTTGCACTACGGAGATGGGATCACCCGTGTTCATGCGCGTCGTTCAGCGAATAAACGCGGCGTCATCATTGAGGTCAGTGATGAGGGTGAGGGCATCGACGACGACCTCGCACCAGATATTTTCATCAAAGGCGTTTCGGGCCACGGGTCAACGGGTATCGGCCTTGCCCTTGCCAAGGACCTCACCGGTGCGATGGGTGGGCGCCTTGACCTCACGCAGAATCAACCCCCCATTTTCACCGTGTCACTCGCAGCGATCCCCGCATCTCTTGACCCCGATCGTGTGATGCCGCAGGGGCCGGTTGTGTCAATGGGACGGCGCTCCCGTCGTTTTTAA
- a CDS encoding 5-(carboxyamino)imidazole ribonucleotide synthase — translation MDQRKTTRPVVAVIGGGQLARMMQESAIALGVDLRALVESRDGATGQVTVNSIEGTPSDDALVDTLVDGADVLTFEHEHIPQSLLTRLAPHIPIEPSAASLLFAQNKLAMRQRLTELGIPCPQWARVTSVDDVRAFGDRVGWPIIVKTPTGGYDGHGVRVVDDASDVAQWLSERSELLAEEKVPFTSEVAALLARSPSGEIRSWPVATTEQVDGVCSVVTAPASGMSDQVVNSAQDIGERIARELGVTGVLAVEMFVVGQGDNQHVLVNELAMRPHNTGHWTIDGAVTSQFEQHLRAVLDLPLGDTAALRPGASTVMVNLLGSSLPDPARALPAALAAGGPRARIHLYGKEVRPGRKLGHVTVIDEDAAAARAAAQRAVACLRGE, via the coding sequence GTGGATCAAAGGAAAACGACTCGACCCGTGGTCGCAGTTATCGGCGGTGGACAGCTGGCCCGGATGATGCAGGAAAGTGCGATTGCTCTCGGCGTCGATCTGCGCGCCCTTGTTGAATCCCGTGATGGGGCAACGGGACAGGTGACAGTCAACTCCATCGAGGGAACCCCCAGCGACGACGCCCTCGTTGACACTCTCGTTGACGGTGCCGATGTGCTGACTTTCGAGCACGAACATATCCCTCAGTCGCTCCTGACGCGCCTGGCACCGCACATCCCTATTGAACCCTCCGCCGCGTCCCTACTTTTCGCCCAGAATAAACTTGCGATGCGTCAGCGACTGACCGAACTTGGCATCCCGTGTCCGCAGTGGGCGCGCGTCACATCGGTGGATGACGTTCGTGCCTTCGGTGACCGTGTTGGATGGCCAATCATCGTTAAAACCCCAACCGGAGGCTACGACGGACACGGAGTCCGTGTGGTTGACGATGCCTCGGATGTCGCGCAATGGCTGTCGGAACGTTCAGAGTTGCTCGCCGAAGAGAAAGTGCCCTTCACATCTGAAGTTGCCGCTCTGCTCGCCCGTTCCCCTTCCGGTGAAATCCGATCATGGCCCGTGGCAACCACCGAACAGGTGGACGGTGTCTGCTCGGTCGTCACCGCACCAGCCAGTGGAATGAGCGATCAGGTGGTGAATTCCGCCCAGGACATCGGCGAGAGGATCGCACGAGAGCTGGGAGTCACGGGTGTTCTCGCCGTCGAAATGTTCGTCGTCGGCCAAGGGGACAACCAGCACGTCCTCGTCAATGAATTGGCGATGCGCCCCCACAACACCGGCCACTGGACCATCGACGGAGCCGTGACCAGCCAGTTTGAGCAGCACTTGCGCGCAGTCCTCGACCTGCCCTTGGGAGACACCGCAGCTTTGCGACCCGGTGCGTCCACGGTCATGGTCAATCTCCTGGGATCATCACTGCCCGATCCTGCCCGCGCACTCCCCGCCGCCCTCGCTGCCGGGGGGCCACGAGCCCGCATCCATCTGTACGGCAAAGAGGTGCGACCGGGCCGCAAACTCGGTCACGTGACCGTCATTGACGAGGACGCCGCCGCAGCTCGCGCTGCGGCGCAACGGGCGGTCGCCTGCCTACGCGGAGAATAA
- the purE gene encoding 5-(carboxyamino)imidazole ribonucleotide mutase yields MEPQLDVQLTATGQTPLVGVVMGSDSDWPTMEPAVAALAEFDIACEVGVVSAHRMPEDMVAYGRSASGRGIRVIIAGAGGAAHLPGMLAALTELPVIGVPVPLKHLDGVDSLHSIVQMPAGVPVATVSIAGARNAGLLAARILGAGEGERAETLRSKMRVFQSDLRAVAMDKGAKLADRVRGS; encoded by the coding sequence ATGGAGCCTCAACTTGACGTGCAACTGACCGCCACGGGTCAGACCCCGCTGGTCGGAGTTGTCATGGGATCGGACTCGGACTGGCCGACGATGGAACCAGCGGTTGCGGCGCTCGCGGAATTCGATATCGCGTGCGAGGTCGGAGTGGTATCGGCGCACCGGATGCCCGAAGACATGGTTGCCTACGGGCGCAGTGCCTCGGGGAGAGGTATTCGCGTAATCATTGCGGGCGCTGGGGGAGCCGCTCACCTCCCGGGGATGCTTGCAGCGCTCACAGAGCTGCCGGTCATCGGAGTTCCAGTTCCTCTCAAACATCTCGATGGCGTTGATTCTCTCCACTCAATTGTTCAGATGCCTGCTGGTGTCCCCGTCGCCACCGTGTCGATCGCGGGGGCACGCAACGCCGGTCTGTTGGCCGCGCGGATCCTCGGTGCTGGTGAGGGAGAACGCGCTGAGACCCTGCGCTCGAAGATGCGTGTTTTCCAATCCGACTTGCGGGCGGTGGCAATGGACAAGGGAGCCAAGCTCGCCGACCGCGTTCGAGGAAGCTGA
- a CDS encoding IS1634 family transposase — MSSQKAGVLLECIDTCYQRLGLDVVTGGDRVFADLVRARIIAPGSKLDSIETLAEVGVSCVSYRTIQRHLPHFATEAFREVLSQALASHASIGAGSFILYDVTTLYFETDTPDELRKSGFSKERRVEPQILVGLLTDATGFPLHIGAYEGNQAETRTMLPMIRAFQAAYNIDQITVVADAGMFSAENKTALVEAGLDYILSTKVSRMPEVIAQWKRDHPGTDYPHGQIWSQSCYIDGRQALSGKPNSIIHFHYSYDRARRTLRGIDEQLAKAARAVEGKVAIKRNRYVDLKAPSKKINYELAAKHRALAGIKGYETTLTSMPAPQVLAAYRHLLNIEKSFRMSKSDLKARPIYARTQDSINAHLNIVMAALAISQMIETATGKSIKRVVRTLKKYRTFELTLNTTTIHAATPLPPDVQQLVNTITNPKIPH, encoded by the coding sequence GTGAGTTCGCAGAAGGCTGGGGTACTGCTGGAGTGTATTGATACCTGCTACCAGCGACTGGGTTTGGATGTTGTTACTGGAGGTGACCGGGTCTTTGCGGATTTGGTGCGTGCTCGTATCATTGCGCCGGGCTCGAAGTTGGACTCGATTGAAACGCTGGCTGAGGTTGGTGTGTCCTGTGTAAGTTATCGCACTATCCAGCGTCACTTGCCTCACTTTGCTACCGAGGCTTTTCGTGAGGTGTTAAGCCAGGCGTTGGCTTCTCATGCCAGCATTGGTGCGGGTAGTTTCATTTTGTACGACGTTACTACACTGTACTTTGAGACTGATACGCCCGATGAGTTGCGTAAGTCAGGGTTTTCTAAAGAACGTCGGGTTGAACCCCAAATCCTTGTTGGTCTGCTCACCGATGCCACTGGTTTTCCGCTGCATATTGGGGCTTACGAAGGAAATCAAGCTGAAACGCGTACGATGCTGCCGATGATCCGGGCTTTTCAGGCTGCCTACAACATCGATCAGATCACTGTTGTTGCTGACGCGGGAATGTTTTCGGCTGAGAATAAAACTGCACTCGTTGAGGCTGGGTTGGACTACATACTCTCAACGAAGGTCTCCCGCATGCCTGAGGTTATTGCACAGTGGAAACGTGATCACCCCGGTACCGACTATCCCCACGGGCAAATATGGTCACAGTCTTGCTATATTGACGGGCGTCAAGCCCTATCAGGTAAGCCGAACTCCATTATCCACTTTCACTACTCCTACGACCGGGCCCGGCGAACGTTGCGCGGTATCGATGAGCAACTCGCCAAGGCTGCCCGTGCGGTAGAAGGCAAAGTAGCGATCAAACGTAATCGCTACGTCGATCTGAAAGCCCCAAGCAAGAAGATCAACTACGAATTGGCCGCTAAACATAGGGCTTTAGCTGGGATTAAAGGTTACGAAACAACACTGACATCGATGCCAGCACCGCAAGTGCTCGCTGCCTACCGGCATCTGCTCAACATTGAAAAGTCGTTCAGAATGTCCAAATCTGATCTTAAAGCCCGCCCGATCTACGCCCGCACCCAAGATTCAATCAACGCTCACCTCAACATCGTCATGGCCGCCCTAGCAATCAGCCAGATGATAGAAACAGCCACAGGTAAAAGCATTAAACGCGTCGTACGAACCCTCAAAAAGTACCGAACCTTCGAACTAACACTCAACACCACCACCATCCACGCCGCCACACCACTACCCCCAGACGTCCAACAACTCGTCAACACCATCACCAACCCCAAAATTCCGCACTAA
- the galE gene encoding UDP-glucose 4-epimerase GalE, translating into MSILVCGGAGYIGAHVVRLLQQRGEKVIVVDDLSTGRKDRIGNATLVTLDVAASDAVTVLANTMVDEDVTGVIHFAARKQVGESVERPMRYYRQNVGGLANVLSAMNEAGVDQMIFSSSAAVYGMPDVPTVSEDVPCHPINPYGETKLIGEWMMADCQRAWDLKWIGLRYFNVAGAGWDDLADSAILNLIPMVLDRVERGEAAKIFGTDYPTPDGTCVRDYIHVLDLAEAHIAALTALATGQPSHHTYNVGTGIGTSVREIVDGLRRVAGWEFPVEECDRRAGDPPTLIGDPLSIGVDLGWKANHGLDEILDSAYSGWQAGPRPITAPRA; encoded by the coding sequence ATGAGCATTCTTGTGTGTGGCGGCGCCGGGTATATCGGCGCGCATGTTGTTCGGCTTCTTCAACAGCGCGGTGAGAAAGTCATCGTCGTTGACGATTTGTCGACGGGCCGCAAGGATCGGATCGGGAACGCGACACTCGTGACACTCGATGTTGCCGCTAGCGATGCGGTCACCGTCCTCGCCAATACGATGGTTGACGAGGACGTCACAGGTGTCATCCACTTCGCTGCACGCAAGCAGGTGGGGGAGTCTGTTGAACGCCCCATGAGGTACTACCGCCAGAACGTCGGAGGGCTCGCCAATGTCCTCAGCGCGATGAACGAGGCCGGCGTTGACCAGATGATCTTCTCCTCCTCCGCTGCTGTTTACGGAATGCCCGATGTGCCGACGGTTTCCGAGGACGTGCCCTGCCACCCCATTAACCCCTACGGGGAAACGAAGCTCATCGGTGAATGGATGATGGCGGACTGCCAGCGCGCCTGGGATCTCAAATGGATTGGTTTACGCTACTTCAACGTTGCGGGAGCGGGCTGGGATGACCTCGCGGACTCAGCGATCCTTAACCTCATTCCAATGGTCCTTGACCGCGTGGAACGCGGTGAGGCTGCGAAGATTTTCGGTACGGACTATCCAACGCCCGACGGAACGTGCGTCCGCGACTACATTCACGTCCTCGACCTCGCTGAGGCCCACATCGCTGCACTCACTGCGTTAGCCACGGGCCAGCCGTCGCACCACACGTATAACGTCGGCACGGGGATTGGCACCTCGGTGCGCGAAATCGTTGACGGCCTGCGTCGCGTGGCCGGCTGGGAGTTCCCCGTCGAAGAATGTGACCGTCGTGCCGGTGACCCCCCGACGCTCATCGGAGATCCGCTGAGTATCGGCGTTGACCTGGGATGGAAAGCGAACCACGGACTAGACGAGATCCTCGACTCAGCCTACAGCGGCTGGCAGGCGGGCCCACGGCCGATCACTGCGCCTCGGGCCTAA
- a CDS encoding glycosyltransferase yields MYSNDSRILHVNEVANVASTLVDEARREGKNWRLRRIPAGRGNIFTVATSRARDLVTARKLIGASDVVHLHYATNGYLIWGSTPSVLHLHGSDIRKDWKRPLLKSVISASLRAADAVVYSTPDLYQWIEDVRPDATWIPNPVPRSFLEPVPGVTRSERIVFSSRWDETKGIELLLPLAQRLVEAGCEVVGLDWGTHREDARRVGVKLEPLMDHHEFKGFLAGAKVVVGQLKFPALSMTDFQTMALGIPLICSANSEQPPAYTVTCDDYAGLVPRDPEAIAELILDGSHPSDSVASQWVEDHHSPGVTVRACEDVYRRILA; encoded by the coding sequence GTGTATTCCAACGATTCGAGGATCCTCCACGTCAACGAGGTAGCCAATGTTGCCAGCACCCTCGTTGACGAGGCGCGACGCGAGGGAAAGAACTGGCGTTTACGTCGGATTCCTGCCGGACGAGGGAATATCTTCACCGTCGCAACATCGCGCGCCCGTGACCTTGTGACGGCGCGCAAGCTGATCGGCGCCAGTGATGTTGTCCATCTCCACTACGCAACAAACGGCTACCTCATCTGGGGATCAACACCATCGGTTCTGCACCTTCATGGATCTGACATCCGAAAAGATTGGAAGCGTCCGCTCCTCAAATCAGTGATCAGCGCGAGTTTGCGCGCAGCAGATGCCGTTGTCTATTCGACCCCGGATCTCTATCAGTGGATCGAGGACGTGCGCCCCGACGCAACGTGGATTCCCAATCCCGTCCCACGTTCCTTCCTTGAGCCGGTGCCCGGGGTGACGCGCAGCGAACGCATTGTCTTCTCATCGCGCTGGGATGAGACAAAAGGGATTGAACTGCTCCTGCCTCTGGCTCAACGATTAGTGGAAGCGGGCTGCGAGGTCGTTGGACTGGATTGGGGGACTCATCGAGAAGATGCGCGCCGAGTAGGAGTGAAGCTGGAGCCCCTCATGGATCATCACGAATTCAAGGGTTTCCTTGCAGGAGCAAAAGTCGTTGTGGGTCAGCTCAAATTCCCCGCTCTGTCGATGACTGATTTTCAGACGATGGCATTGGGGATCCCTCTGATCTGCTCGGCAAATAGTGAGCAGCCACCGGCCTACACGGTCACCTGCGATGACTACGCGGGCCTTGTGCCGCGCGATCCTGAAGCGATAGCGGAATTGATCCTCGACGGCTCACATCCAAGCGATTCGGTTGCCTCGCAGTGGGTTGAAGACCACCATTCTCCCGGTGTGACTGTGCGAGCCTGCGAAGACGTCTATCGGCGCATCCTCGCCTAA
- the wecB gene encoding non-hydrolyzing UDP-N-acetylglucosamine 2-epimerase, with protein MRIVSVVGARPQFVKLAPIVHACAAAGIDHKIIHTGQHYDPMLSDVFFRDLGIPAPDVNLGIGSGTPGVQTGGIMEKLDDAFPSLEPDCILVYGDTNSTLAAAVCAVKLHYPLVHLEAGLRSFNRQMPEEHNRVLTDHAADLLLAPTQVAADHLKNEGLADRTVIVGDVMTDVVYQVKQTLDGVTSPIVREGIAAAGNYSLATIHRAENTDDPDRLRSIVFSLSQVDHPVVLLVHPRFRAKCSEFGIDPHQGNIVVHDPLAYPDLISSAMAARGIITDSGGLQKEAFLLRVPTTTIRPETEWVETVECGWNQLVEPGEGLIEAVSRPRPMDTDAQPYGDGHAAVRAVETIAARLS; from the coding sequence ATGCGAATTGTTTCTGTAGTCGGCGCCCGCCCCCAGTTCGTCAAGCTGGCTCCGATTGTCCACGCGTGTGCGGCGGCGGGAATTGACCACAAGATCATCCATACCGGTCAGCATTACGACCCGATGCTCTCCGACGTGTTCTTTCGTGATCTGGGAATTCCTGCGCCGGATGTGAATCTGGGGATCGGTTCGGGAACCCCGGGAGTTCAGACCGGTGGGATCATGGAGAAACTTGATGACGCCTTCCCCTCACTTGAGCCTGACTGCATCCTTGTCTACGGAGATACAAATTCGACGCTTGCCGCCGCGGTCTGCGCGGTGAAGCTGCACTACCCCCTCGTTCATCTTGAAGCTGGACTGCGATCCTTTAACCGTCAGATGCCTGAAGAACATAACCGCGTGCTGACGGATCATGCGGCAGACCTGCTTCTCGCTCCGACTCAGGTCGCTGCTGATCACCTAAAAAACGAGGGACTTGCCGATCGCACGGTCATTGTGGGTGATGTCATGACTGATGTCGTCTACCAGGTCAAGCAGACGCTTGATGGCGTCACCTCGCCGATCGTTCGGGAAGGAATTGCCGCAGCAGGAAACTACTCGTTGGCCACCATTCACCGGGCGGAAAACACCGATGATCCGGACCGACTTCGCTCCATCGTGTTCTCCCTGTCTCAGGTGGATCATCCCGTTGTTCTCCTCGTTCATCCCCGATTTCGAGCCAAGTGCAGCGAGTTCGGGATTGATCCTCATCAAGGGAACATCGTGGTTCATGATCCGCTGGCTTACCCTGATCTCATCAGCTCAGCGATGGCAGCACGCGGTATCATTACGGATTCGGGTGGTCTCCAAAAAGAAGCGTTCCTCCTGAGGGTCCCAACAACAACGATTCGCCCTGAAACAGAATGGGTTGAGACCGTCGAGTGCGGGTGGAATCAGCTGGTTGAGCCTGGGGAAGGGTTGATTGAAGCGGTGTCTCGGCCTCGTCCGATGGACACGGATGCGCAACCCTACGGGGATGGTCATGCGGCGGTGCGCGCAGTGGAAACCATTGCCGCTCGGTTGAGCTAA
- a CDS encoding glycosyltransferase, with protein sequence MILTGLMVSRIFAPEPAAASLRLSWVKAGLEKCGARMRVLTTRPPAGIEAEDAPEITRVPVIRDSEGYVKGYLSYASFDIQAFLRILVSPRQDFILVEPPPTTGTVARVACCLRRTPYFWYAADVWSDATEGMEVPGIVKKTVRALESFAIRGAQGCIAVSDGVAQRIEALGARRVRVIPNGADTEIFTPEVEPLSDADRESMGIAHPYFVYAGTASQWQGAELFARAFEIFWETNPSVQLLYLTRGDAVAVLEDVAARLKERADSRGMNVQPIIVHSTVSPQEAAQWQHEAIASCVSIQPGVGYDIAYPTKALAALSTGTPVLYAGVGPAAQDIRTHELGLTVAYDEHAVAHAMTQLEQRNSEGTLSQTWDEDRLHQWVVDNRSMKAAGEQVAAFIAESIIEKTR encoded by the coding sequence GTGATCCTCACGGGACTGATGGTGAGTCGGATCTTTGCGCCGGAGCCCGCTGCGGCCTCACTCAGGCTCTCGTGGGTGAAAGCGGGGCTTGAAAAATGTGGTGCGCGAATGAGGGTGCTCACGACTCGCCCCCCGGCAGGAATCGAGGCTGAGGATGCTCCGGAGATTACTCGGGTTCCGGTGATCCGTGACTCCGAAGGATACGTCAAGGGATATCTTTCCTACGCGTCATTCGATATCCAAGCGTTCCTACGGATCCTGGTGAGTCCGCGTCAGGATTTCATTCTTGTTGAACCACCCCCAACAACCGGAACGGTGGCACGGGTTGCCTGCTGTCTGAGGCGGACTCCTTATTTTTGGTATGCCGCGGATGTCTGGTCCGACGCCACAGAAGGCATGGAGGTTCCCGGGATCGTCAAGAAGACGGTACGGGCGTTGGAATCTTTCGCGATCCGCGGAGCTCAAGGCTGCATCGCAGTTTCAGATGGCGTAGCTCAGCGCATCGAAGCACTGGGTGCTCGCAGAGTCAGGGTGATCCCCAACGGTGCAGATACGGAGATTTTTACTCCTGAAGTTGAGCCCCTATCGGATGCGGATCGCGAATCTATGGGGATTGCTCACCCATATTTTGTCTACGCCGGAACCGCATCCCAATGGCAGGGGGCGGAACTCTTTGCTCGTGCGTTTGAGATTTTCTGGGAGACGAATCCCTCGGTTCAATTGCTCTACCTCACCAGGGGAGATGCTGTTGCAGTTCTCGAGGACGTGGCCGCACGGCTCAAAGAACGAGCGGACAGCCGCGGAATGAATGTTCAACCGATCATCGTGCACTCAACCGTGTCGCCCCAGGAAGCCGCCCAATGGCAACATGAGGCGATCGCGAGCTGTGTCTCGATCCAACCGGGGGTTGGATACGACATTGCCTATCCGACGAAAGCTCTGGCTGCGCTGTCAACGGGGACACCGGTGTTATATGCCGGAGTTGGTCCCGCAGCCCAGGACATCAGAACCCACGAGCTTGGCTTGACCGTTGCCTACGACGAACACGCAGTTGCTCACGCAATGACCCAGCTCGAACAACGCAACAGCGAGGGAACGCTGAGTCAGACGTGGGACGAGGATCGTCTTCATCAGTGGGTCGTGGACAATCGTTCAATGAAAGCTGCTGGCGAGCAGGTTGCCGCCTTCATCGCAGAATCGATCATTGAAAAGACACGCTGA
- a CDS encoding DUF6541 family protein, with protein sequence MESVAAWMNVLPVVASTIAVLFLPGLFLTTLLFPRSSLLLRIAQAPAWSVGGIAVWTVLGHYVGVKWGLWPFVGFILCVGVVLWVLGRTGWGRGVAQMLPPVETSTRETVGRLGAVLVVWIFVILPIIVSASPYDIVQGGDSSYHYNQLWLMHQTGDAFPLTSNATMAGLSDASWYYPNTWHAMLILATVGNIPSYVTAHVLFLVTPLVWLLGAGAWSVSVGGDSRLFEWSLLGSVLAPIALIQLQFTTTLWPFVLGIVLLPGIMAVWYYAIKAVRRQPDALVILRTVLVVSLISVIPAVGLIGVHPSMLLPPAFAFYVYLLFELIRSGIATYRKHRGKALYCFFAAAGLIILVLIIVEAPLAPRRLLFFRFPPQLGWTQIPQKLFASVTLFMPGGGVLGLIFYAVVGLALLGALIVAFRKRRWIMLSGWLSQWLLILGTFFPIFGLTRITSLYYNYPDRPKAAAAIFLVPLIALGAQTLWERVAKALRPRYAWTRPAVLLLAPALAYSLVMHSIATKVDSSFAPDTENVRFLANEDELAMIKRASTTLPQDARVLGDPAAGTALLQPLSNVKVVWPYPNPPANFEDRYLLNRFHDIHQDSWICDILDKHGIRYFYRDEPRYYNGGYTDRVRPGLYHVPVDRGFELVDSGGSAAIYKITLCDSPDRPRAHVVP encoded by the coding sequence GTGGAATCGGTTGCCGCATGGATGAACGTTCTTCCGGTGGTGGCGTCAACTATCGCCGTCCTCTTCCTTCCCGGGTTGTTCCTCACGACACTTCTCTTTCCTCGTTCTTCCCTTCTTCTGCGGATCGCTCAGGCGCCCGCGTGGTCGGTTGGAGGCATTGCCGTTTGGACGGTGCTTGGGCACTATGTTGGCGTCAAGTGGGGCCTCTGGCCTTTCGTCGGATTCATCCTGTGTGTTGGCGTTGTTCTGTGGGTCCTGGGGAGAACCGGGTGGGGGCGCGGTGTCGCCCAGATGCTTCCTCCGGTCGAAACGAGCACTAGGGAAACCGTTGGGAGACTTGGCGCGGTCCTCGTCGTGTGGATATTCGTTATCCTCCCCATCATTGTGTCGGCGAGCCCATACGACATTGTTCAGGGCGGAGATTCAAGTTATCACTACAACCAACTGTGGTTGATGCACCAGACGGGGGATGCTTTCCCCCTGACATCTAACGCAACGATGGCCGGTTTATCGGATGCCAGCTGGTATTACCCCAATACCTGGCACGCCATGTTGATTCTTGCGACCGTGGGGAATATCCCGTCCTATGTCACGGCACATGTCCTTTTCCTCGTCACGCCCTTGGTCTGGTTACTCGGGGCAGGAGCATGGTCTGTGTCCGTTGGAGGAGACAGCCGGCTTTTTGAGTGGAGTCTCCTCGGTTCAGTGCTCGCTCCGATTGCCTTGATCCAGCTTCAATTTACGACGACGCTGTGGCCCTTTGTTCTGGGAATCGTGCTTCTTCCGGGAATTATGGCGGTGTGGTATTACGCGATCAAGGCAGTGAGACGTCAGCCCGACGCCCTCGTGATCCTTCGGACCGTCCTCGTGGTGAGCCTGATCAGCGTCATCCCTGCGGTGGGACTCATCGGGGTTCACCCATCAATGCTGCTTCCCCCTGCTTTCGCTTTCTATGTCTACCTCCTCTTCGAGCTGATCCGATCAGGTATCGCGACGTATCGGAAACATCGCGGGAAAGCTCTGTACTGTTTCTTTGCGGCAGCCGGCCTCATTATTCTTGTTTTGATCATCGTCGAAGCTCCCTTAGCTCCGCGCCGACTACTGTTCTTTAGATTCCCTCCCCAGCTTGGCTGGACCCAGATCCCCCAGAAACTTTTTGCGAGCGTGACGCTCTTCATGCCCGGTGGGGGAGTGCTCGGATTGATCTTCTACGCCGTCGTTGGTCTGGCGTTGCTGGGCGCGCTCATTGTCGCATTCCGAAAGCGACGGTGGATCATGCTCTCCGGATGGCTCTCACAGTGGCTTCTGATTCTCGGGACATTCTTCCCGATCTTTGGATTGACCCGGATTACCAGTCTTTACTACAACTACCCGGACCGCCCCAAAGCCGCGGCTGCGATTTTTCTCGTGCCGCTCATTGCTCTGGGAGCGCAGACGCTCTGGGAGAGGGTAGCGAAAGCTCTACGACCTCGCTATGCGTGGACACGGCCCGCTGTGCTACTTCTTGCACCCGCGCTGGCCTATTCCTTGGTCATGCACTCCATTGCAACAAAGGTTGACAGTTCGTTCGCGCCCGACACCGAAAATGTTCGCTTCCTTGCGAACGAGGACGAGCTCGCAATGATCAAACGTGCGAGCACGACCCTTCCTCAAGATGCACGAGTGCTTGGTGATCCTGCTGCGGGAACCGCTCTGCTCCAACCCTTATCAAACGTCAAAGTTGTCTGGCCCTACCCTAATCCGCCAGCGAATTTCGAGGACCGCTACCTCCTCAACCGTTTCCACGACATTCATCAAGATTCGTGGATCTGCGACATTCTTGACAAACACGGCATTAGATACTTCTATCGGGATGAACCGCGTTACTACAACGGCGGCTACACCGATCGAGTGCGGCCCGGTCTTTATCACGTCCCGGTTGATCGGGGTTTTGAGCTGGTGGATTCGGGTGGAAGCGCCGCAATTTACAAGATCACGCTCTGCGATTCTCCCGATCGCCCACGGGCACATGTTGTGCCCTAG